From the genome of Camarhynchus parvulus chromosome 8, STF_HiC, whole genome shotgun sequence, one region includes:
- the STXBP3 gene encoding syntaxin-binding protein 3 has translation MAPAVRGLKSFVWQKLKSAVFDDFTKEEEWKVMLLDDYTTKLLSLCCKMTDLLAEGVTVVENVYKTREPVPHMKAIYLITPTKKSVDGLIDDFINKSSSRYKAAYVYFTDFCPDSLFNKIKASCAKSIKKCKEINISFFPYESQVFTLNIPDAFYRCYSPTLEKTKDKDAVLQVMAEQIVTLCATLDENPGVRYKSGPSDRASKLAQLVEKSLENYYKTDERSQIKAKTHSQLIIIDRGFDPVSTVLHELTFQAMAYDLLPIENDTYKYKTEGSGGKEKEAILEEDDDLWVKMRHKHIADVLEEIPKLLKDASSKTKAAEGKLSISALSQLMKKMPLYRKEISKQVVHLSIAEDCMSKFKSNIERLCKTEQDLALGTDAEGEKVKDSMRVLLPVLLNKSYDSYDKIRAILLYIFSTNGTTQENLDKLIQNVHIESDSDMIRNWKYLDVPVISSFVAQQHKYVRRDRSKEETFQLSRWTPVIKDVMEDAIENKLDSKEWPYCSRCPPTWNGSGAVSARQKPRASQREERRSSARLIVFVIGGVTYSETRCAYQVSETYRSCEVVIGSTHIWTPRKLLEEVKSLSKPKDMVCIKDE, from the exons ATGGCGCCGGCGGTGCGGGGGCTGAAGAGCTTCGTGTGGCAGA AGCTGAAATCAGCAGTATTTGATGACTTCACCAAAGAGGAAGAATGGAAG gTAATGCTCTTAGATGATTACACTACTAAATTACTGTCACTGTGCTGCAAAATGACTGATCTACTGGCAGAGGGTGTCACAG TGGTGGAAAATGTATATAAAACCCGTGAGCCTGTCCCACACATGAAGGCAATATATTTAATAACTCCCACCAAAAAG TCTGTAGATGGACTGATTGATGACTTCATCAATAAATCATCCAGCAGATACAAAGCAGCATACGTGTATTTTACTGACT tttGTCCTGACAGCCTCTTCAATAAAATTAAGGCTTCATGTGCAAAATCAATAAAGAAATGCAAGGAGATCAACATTTCATTCTTCCCTTATGAATCTCAG GTGTTTACTCTTAACATCCCAGATGCCTTCTACCGCTGCTACAGTCCCACTCTGGAAAAGACAAAGGATAAAGATGCTGTACTGCAAGTCATGGCTGAACAAATTGTTACCTTGTGTGCCACACTAGATGAGAATCCAGGGGTACGATATAAAAG tggACCATCTGATAGAGCCAGCAAACTTGCACAGCTTGTTGAAAAAAGTCTTGAAAACTACTACAAAACAGATGAGAGAAGCCAAATAAAG GCTAAAACCCACTCCCAACTAATAATAATTGATCGTGGTTTTGACCCAGTATCAACTGTACTCCATGAGCTCACCTTCCAGGCAATGGCCTATGATCTGCTACCCATTGAAAATGATACTTACAA ATACAAAACAGAAGGCTCtggtgggaaggaaaaggaggcaaTTTTGGAGGAAGATGATGACCTGTGGGTGAAGATGCGGCACAAGCATATTGCAGATGTGCTAGA gGAAATACCAAAACTTTTGAAAGATGCTTCatcaaaaacaaaagcagcagaaggaaaa TTATCCATATCTGCTCTGTCCCAGTTAATGAAGAAGATGCCACTCTATCGTAAAGAGATCAGTAAG CAAGTTGTTCATCTTAGCATAGCAGAAGATTGCATGAGCAAGTTCAAATCTAACATAGAAAGGCTCTGTAAAACTGAACAG GACTTGGCTCTTGGAACTGATGCAGAAGGTGAAAAAGTAAAAGACTCTATGAGGGTCCTCCTTCCAGTTCTGCTCAACAAAAGTTATGACAGCTATGACAAAATCAGAGCTATTCTCCTGTATATCTTTAGCACAAATG GAACTACCCAGGAGAACTTGGACAAGCTGATCCAGAATGTACACATAGAAAGTGATAGTGATATGATAAGAAATTGGAAATACCTTGATGTTCCTGTTATCTCTTCA TTTGTTGCTCAGCAGCATAAATACGTAAGAAGGGACCGTTCTAAAGAAGAAACCTTTCAGCTTTCTAGGTGGACTCCTGTTATCAAAGATGTTATGGAG GATGCTATAGAAAACAAATTAGATTCAAAAGAATGGCCTTATTGTTCCCGCTGTCCTCCCACCTGGAATGGTTCAGGAGCAGTAAG TGCACGCCAGAAGCCCCGAGCGAGTCAGAGGGAGGAGCGCAGGAGCAGCGCCAGGCTGATTGTGTTTGTCATTGGCGGTGTCACCTACTCGGAGACGCGCTGTGCCTACCAGGTGTCCGAGACCTACAGGTCCTGTGAGGTTGTCATTG GTTCTACGCATATTTGGACACCTAGAAAACTACTAGAGGAAGTGAAGAGCCTTAGTAAACCCAAGGATATGGTCTGCATTAAGGATGAATAG
- the FNDC7 gene encoding fibronectin type III domain-containing protein 7, producing MRGKFLFHGARREETPTSHAATSRPLWWPRVTGFGGRCPAVIPREERPAQRDLLCPGQCQPAVTAPLGNCAGIGHSSPRVKLEPSSDKMCGAKSKPLAFAGVLLGCLEMIFSANTAPDIPVIDQAYSKLSNSITVEWRAVPGATNYMLTAQDGDSFVETIVKNSPGTVTGLKPGTLYRITVRSINSGGKSQPSPFRKVKTVLAAPILSVHSPKSDSIAVSWKAVHMAAGFSVSLMRSDGLGRVLKQNTTNTSLIFTNLDPGTQYTVKAYAWNANGMPGDDFTYNQRTSPNAPVDVKVAFNSGALRAVVSWMPTEGALTYSVTVSSGLLKLRCNTSSASCMVPSLQCSSEYDVSVTAHNDAGSSEPTDAVSLKTIPCAPVNISIEEDEPGHLLVSWSSVSLGHYYVVFVKSDDGLEEHCNTSRTQCHFQSDCGFTYFISVFAYNKAGQSPLGDVLNYTTAPCCPGDFRAVFVSSDTVRVTWAPVRGADLYETRVAGGSGVLLCRDTATACSLSALQCSTSYNITVYSFSEARGSSASCAPHYVATAPCSPEIKNISKEGLSVISVQWQPNNEEAMYIVTARGEAGLWHCTSTRNSCSLMDLPCGSAFSVSAIARSPAGQSLPSYSIPLETAPCCPNDLILTQVTQSVTNISWSVGRGAQTYVTTLESPRGQAKCHTLQTYCLLGCITCGTNYTVSLRAISETGLTSSCTYQGYSSSACCPSGVKLYRLSNNGIRVFWRASDETMNYNADLHGSKGNFSCTPSSGLSHCDITKIPCGDVYTVLVAPVTNKGPKLTFCPKKIYSVTCSGSSVGMVIYRGKSNAKHI from the exons ATGCGAGGAAAATTTCTCTTTCACGGCGCCAG GAGGGAAGAGACCCCGACCAGCCATGCGGCCACAAGCCGGCCGCTGTGGTGGCCCCGTGTCACCGGGTTTGGTGGCCGCTGTCCAGCTGTGATCCCCAGGGAGGAGCGGCCAGCCCAGCGCGACCTCCTCTGCCccgggcagtgccagcctgcagtgacagcaccGCTGGGGAACTGCGCTGGCATCGGCCACAGCTCGCCCCGTGTGAAGCTGGAACCAAGTTCTGACAAGATGTGCGGTGCGAAAAGTAAACCGTTAGCGTTTGCTGGAGTGCTTCTCGGCTGCCTAGAAATG atattttcagCAAACACAG cTCCAGATATACCTGTTATTGACCAAGCTTATTCAAAACTTAGCAACAGTATCACAGTGGAATGGAGAGCAGTACCTGGGGCTACTAATTACATGCTGACTGCACAAGATGGAGATTCCTTTGTTGAAACTATAGTGAAAAATTCTCCAGGCACAGTGACAGGACTGAAGCCTGGCACCTTGTACCGAATCACTGTCAGATCTATCaattcaggaggaaaaagccAGCCTTCACctttcagaaaagtaaaaacag TCCTGGCTGCTCCGATTCTGTCTGTTCATTCTCCGAAGAGTGACTCCATTGCAGTGAGCTGGAAAGCTGTGCATATGGCAGCTGGGTTCTCTGTGTCACTCATGAGATCAGATGGTTTGGGCAGAGTGCTGAAGCAGAACACCACCAATACCTCCTTGATATTTACAAATCTAGATCCAGGAACTCAGTATACTGTCAAGGCTTATGCCTGGAATGCCAATGGAATGCCTGGAGATGATTTCACATATAACCAAAGAACAA GTCCTAATGCACCAGTGGATGTTAAAGTAGCTTTCAATAGTGGTGCTTTAAGAGCTGTTGTCTCTTGGATGCCAACAGAAGGAGCTCTAACTTACAGTGTCACAGTCTCCAGTGGACTCCTGAAACTGAGGTGTAACACATCTTCTGCCTCCTGCATGGTGCCATCCCTCCAGTGCAGCTCTGAATATGATGTGTCTGTCACAGCACACAATGATGCTGGATCCAGTGAACCAACTGATGCAGTGAGCTTAAAAACGA tTCCTTGTGCACCAGTAAACATATCAATTGAGGAGGATGAACCTGGTCACTTGTTGGTATCATGGTCTAGTGTCAGTTTGGGTCATTATTACGTGGTTTTTGTGAAGAGTGATGATGGCTTGGAAGAGCACTGCAACACATCACGTACTCAATGCCATTTCCAGTCGGACTGTGGTTTCACTTATTTCATCAGTGTCTTTGCATATAACAAGGCAGGACAGAGTCCTTTAGGTGATGTACTCAATTACACTACTG CTCCTTGTTGCCCAGGTGACTTCAGGGCCGTGTTCGTATCAAGCGACACGGTGCGGGTGACCTGGGCTCCCGTGCGAGGCGCTGACCTGTACGAGACCCGAGTGGCTGGCGGCAGCGGcgtgctgctctgcagggacacggCCACGGCCTGCAGCCTGTCggctctgcagtgcagcaccTCCTACAACATCACCGTGTACTCCTTCAGCGAGGCCCGCGGCAGCAGCGCCTCGTGTGCGCCTCACTACGTGGCAACAG ctccctgcagtcctgaaattaaaaatatctcaaaggAGGGTCTATCTGTAATCAGTGTGCAGTGGCAACCTAACAATGAAGAAGCTATGTACATTGTCACTGccagaggagaggctggacTTTGGCATTGCACAAGCACCAGGAATTCCTGTTCCCTAATGGATCTTCCCTGTGGATCTGCTTTCTCTGTAAGTGCTATAGCAAGATcaccagcaggacagagcttACCAAGCTACAGTATCCCTTTAGAGACAG cTCCTTGTTGCCCTAATGACCTGATATTAACTCAAGTGACACAGTCGGTAACCAATATCAGCTGGTCTGTTGGGAGGGGTGCACAGACATATGTAACAACACTGGAGTCTCCAAGAGGACAGGCAAAGTGTCACACACTTCAGACCTACTGTCTCCTGGGATGTATCACATGTGGCACCAACTATACAGTGTCTCTGAGAGCCATCAGTGAGACGGGTTTGACATCCAGCTGCACTTATCAGGGATATTCTTCCA GTGCTTGCTGCCCTTCTGGGGTGAAGCTCTATAGACTCAGCAACAACGGCATCAGGGTCTTCTGGCGAGCTTCTGATGAAACAATGAACTACAATGCTGATTTACATGGCTCAAAGGGCAATTTCAGCTGTACCCCCAGCTCAGGTCTGAGTCACTGTGATATTACCAAGATACCCTGTGGGGATGTCTACACTGTGCTGGTGGCTCCAGTGACCAACAAGGGGCCAAAGCTCACATTCTGTCctaagaaaatatattcag TCACCTGTTCTGGAAGCTCTGTTGGAATGG TTATTTATAGAGGAAAGAGCAATGCAAAACACATCTAG